Proteins encoded in a region of the Rutidosis leptorrhynchoides isolate AG116_Rl617_1_P2 chromosome 9, CSIRO_AGI_Rlap_v1, whole genome shotgun sequence genome:
- the LOC139867110 gene encoding cyclin-dependent kinase inhibitor 7-like encodes MGKYTRNCSCTGCSSGIMEVAVDNSKRRKVSNGELKLSSSKLMRITSLKNLSNHCDDDVTSFISGDRVPTCCCSSNGSFTEKVKFSDLKNENEIETSVRQNSETTESTQSTDLKDESSELKSEKAPVVIDARRTIPPEKMPPAAELEEFFAAAEKDLHKSFKDKYNYDVVNDVPLKGRYEWVELKE; translated from the exons ATGGGGAAATATACAAGGAACTGCAGCTGTACCGGTTGTAGCAGTGGTATAATGGAAGTTGCGGTTGATAATTCGAAGAGAAGGAAGGTTAGTAATGGGGAATTGAAGTTATCCTCATCAAAATTGATGCGAATTACATCGTTGAAGAATTTGAGTAATCATTGCGATGATGACGTCACGAGTTTTATCTCCGGTGATCGTGTTCCGACGTGTTGTTGTTCGAGTAACGGATCGTTTACGGAGAAAGTTAAATTTTCAGATCTGAAG AATGAAAATGAAATTGAAACATCAGTGAGACAGAATTCGGAGACAACAGAAAG CACACAGAGTACTGACTTAAAAGATGAATCAAGTGAACTGAAGTCGGAAAAAGCTCCGGTGGTGATCGATGCTCGCCGGACAATTCCGCCGGAGAAAATGCCTCCTGCAGCTGAACTTGAAGAGTTTTTCGCTGCTGCTGAAAAAGACCTTCATAAAAGCTTCAAAGACAA GTATAATTATGACGTTGTAAATGACGTTCCGTTAAAAGGTCGTTACGAATGGGTTGAACTAAAGGAgtaa